A stretch of DNA from Toxotes jaculatrix isolate fToxJac2 chromosome 15, fToxJac2.pri, whole genome shotgun sequence:
CTTAAATCCCTCTTCCCTATCTCCTTTTCATCTTCCATATCTGACATCATCACAGCCTCCTCCTTCCCTGCAAATCCAACTCCGCCTGAACTTGTTGTCTACAACCGGACTCTCTCCACTTGCCTCAACCAACTTGCCCCCCTTAAgacaaaaactgtttctttctcccactcCACCCAATGGTACACTCCGGAACTACATATcctcaaaaagaaacaaagacagctgGACAGCCTCTGTAAGAAAATTGGACTCACTGTTCATTCCCAAGCCCACAAAGACCATGCCACCATGTACAAAGCTGCACTCAATAATGCCTGCTCCAAATTTTACTCCGACATCGTCCACTCCAACTCCTCAAACCCTCGCACCTTGTTTTCCACCATCAACAAACCAACCAAACCGGAGGACAATATCACCGTCACCTTCACTACAGACAAATGCAACAACTTCCTGCCCTTTTTTCACTCAAAAATTGATTCAATACACAGACAACTTGCCTCCACCCACTCCCTCTCAGAACCAGAGCTCAACCCATCTACCAGTCATAGCCTCTCATCCTTCTCACCCTTATCCCCATTTGACGTCTCTAAACTTTTCTCCACCACGAAACTCACCACCTGTCACCTGGATCCCATCCCATCATCGCTCATTAAAGCCTGTCTCCCATCTCTCATCCCACTCATCACCAGCATCATAAACACTTCCCTCACCACTGGTTCTGTCCCACCTTCACTCAAATGTGCTGCAATTACTCCCATCCTTAAAAAACCTGGCCTGAACCCTGACAACCTCGAAAATTTCAGACCCATCTCCAACCTCCCACTGCTCTCCAAAATACTGAAATGCTCTGTCTTCACTCAACTCCAGCAATATCTCCACTCATATGGAAAATAACTTCCTTAAACtcaacagcaataaaacagaactcCTCCTCATCGGATCCAAAACGCTCCTCCCCTCTGCCCAGGACTTCTCCCTCGTCATCGATGGTCACAACGTCACCCTCACCCCCTCCATACGAAACCTTGGCATTATAATGGACCCCACCCTCTCCTTCAAATCCCACATCAGCAACATCACCAGGACATCATTCTTCCACCTACGCAACATTGCCTGTCTttgcccctccctctctcactccactGCTGAAATACTCATTCACATCTTCATAACCTCCAGACTTGACTACTGCAACAGCATTCTCCACGGACTTACCGACCTCCGTAAACTACAATACATACACCTTACTGATCTTCTCCATCGCCATTCCCCCACCCGCTGTCTTCGATCAGCGGACTCCAACATCCTAGCCCCATTCACCAGAATCAAGCTCCGAACCCTGGGGGACCGAGCCTTCGCCACTGCCACCCCGACCCTCTGGAACTCTCTCCATCAATACATCAGAAACTCAGATTAATTTCAGACCTTCAAATCCCAGCTCAAACCCACCTGTTTAAACTGGCATTCTTTTGAACCAATTCATTTCTCCACTACTTGTCATCATTGTTATTGTCATTGCTATTAttactattgttattattattgttgtttctgttgttcagtGTCTTTGAGTGTGCTATACAAattttatgtattattattattattattatcattatcattattattcagaaaaaaaaatcaagctaCAGTCCAAAACAGCCACAGCAAAGGTTTTCTGCTCTCATAGtgaaagaattttatttttccttgatTCACACCTTTTATTCCATAAAATTATTCCTCCAGACGTTCAGAAATGTTACTGATGTGATGTGTTCTGTTTTCCCTCATTCTGCAGATTCATTCTTTAAATCTGCAACGAAAGTTAACAATAACATTTCTTTCTATATAATAAATGTGATTAGTCTTGTTTCCTATTCATTTAATAtgtatatgaaaaaaatgtcatatccAAGGATGAAAAtttacaaacaaaagaaaactttgctctgtatttatgaaggaaataaaaatttATAGAGCCACTATAACCCCCTCCTTAAACTACAAAGCTGTCAAAACAAGGTGGCACTTCTGCCATTTCAGCTTGTAATGCTGATGCTTGTTCTAATGGTACATGAACATAATCTCCCACCTGACAAAGAGATCCAACACCACACACCCATAATCTAACAGTGAATTTATTAATCCTGTTTAGATTGTGTTTAAATAGCCTCTTATAGTTTCTGTACAATCAATTCCAGATTTCTGAAATCCCCATCCTATCCTAAATGAATAAACTCATCATTTATCATAATAGAATATAACAAAAGAGTGACGATGCTACCTTGAGGCGATccattttcaacaacaaaatttCCTGAATAATTCTCTCCTATTCTTACTTGAACTGATCTTCCAAATCAAAAGCCTTTGAAGCGCCTATATGTTTAGCCCATAACTCCAAATGTACTGAGTTTAGTTAATAATCCTTCCTTCCACATCATATCATAGACCATTTCTATATCATAAAAGATGGCAAAAAAGATAAATTCACCATTCAGTTTTTcatgttgtaaacatgaaaCTGTATTCTTTTTCAGTTCAAAAATCTAAACTGAGTATGATTAGTTGCTGTACAGTCATTAAGtacaaatctaaaaaaaaaacagctggttcatttttttcacaaCGTTAACAATCTTTTCTTTATAGTTATTCAgaagtaaaaatgaaagtaGTACAAGTCTGTACAAGTAGTTCATTGTGTagttacataaaaacaaacacacacactgtatatagatataactaaaaaaaaaaaaaaaaaaaaaatactacttAAACCTACTTGTCTTCTGGTAGTTCCTTGCAATTATTAGTGAAACCAACCAGATCGGAACCAACAGAGATAAGAGATATCGGTGTCGCCAGATCTCGCGGGAGTGTGTTGCTGACACAGAGATAGATGATTTTATATAAAATAGATAGGTTAATTTTCTTCTACTCTAAAATACCAGCTAAAACAGTCTTAATAATCTTAAGAACCTCTTAATGTGTATGGTCAACTTTAAAATTAggaataaataataacaattatCATGTCACATGCTGCGGTCATGTGACCTGTCATCAACAACAGTTCAGTTCAACATGGCGACGGCTACGTCTGTTTTCCACAGAGTGAGAACTGGGTCGAAAATAGGCGCCCAGTATGACCAAGAAGGCAATCTTATTCAGGTAAAGACCATTTTACAACAGTGCAGCAAGgattttactgtaaaaacagttATGTCCGTAAATAACAGGGACGCTGGTTAGCTAACGGTGGAGCTGACAGTCGTAAAACCTAGCTTACATCGGCTTCATCGGTGTTAATGctaattaaatttcatttaaccGATGAAATGTCTCAAGTGAGTTCATGAACAGATGAACAGTGTCAATAAAGTTAATATGAAGGAATGTCAGTGAAAGTCTAGACGAAGACACCCCCTCGTCTTTGCCTAATTCCGCAGCGAATGCTCTAAGCTAGCTCATTCTCAAAACTGCAGCTGTGCTGGGTTCATTGCCTTGTACGAGAGCACTTCAGCAGCTCGGGTGGAGGTTTGTCCTTTACATTTAGATGATTTAGGTGAGGGCGTGTCTTTGGCTTTCAGGTGGAGACcagagaggatgaagagcagagcgTCAAGCTGGCTGAGATCCTGGAGCTCCTGCTGGCGGCTGGGTACTTCAGAGCCAGGATCAAAGGACTGTCACCTTTTGATAAGGTTCACATTTGGTCTGTTTGAGTTCTCTCTGTGCTGGTCCCATCATGATCTTGGGACAATTCCCTGATTCATTCTTGCTTGTTAAGTTGGCCACGAATCTTGTACAGTGAGTTCAAGAAGCTTCATACAGTAGACGGCCCCATTGATTTATTACCACAGAAAACCTCCACCTTCACTCagcttgttttttcttctcctctgcaggtGGTCGGGGGTATGACCTGGTGCATCACCACATGTAACTTTGACATTGACGTGGATCTTCTTTTCCAAGAAAACTCAACCATTGGCCAGAAGATGTAAGTGGTTTTTCAGCCGCCTTACTATTCTGTCAGGCTCCTGTAAACCTCTGTGATTTTGTGCTTGTCCCTGATGGGGTATTACAGTGCAATCTTTGGTCATCAATCCAAAACAGTGTTCCTAGATTGCACTGAGAGACATGTCTTCTGGGAGACATTCCAGATCAAGTATAACAGCACCTCAggtcattcattcatctgaCTGTCTGATGTGCGTTAAAACTGATTTTGTACAGGCAGATGCAGATTTTGACTTGAGATTTTATTTGACCCACAGTGTGACATATGCGGTGACCGGAATAATGTACATTATTTGACAAGCAGCTTAGTAGAGGTCATAATAATGTACATTATTATCCTGGTTTATATCCATATACTTCTACTATTACTACTATACTTCTTGTATTTCTACTCTTTATAACCCATtagatattttaattttatagtTACATAACTATGTTACAACAAAAAGCAGAACATTTGCAAACTGAACTTTATTATGACTCCATAGCAGACCTTAAACCTTTAtactttattagtccctcaagctggggaaattactcCCTGCATTTTcacaaagtgaatgaaacacacaaacatgcacatgcactagagacgctgtggcagggggcttccctagaaggatcctggggagctggggtagatcagTGCCTTgttcaggggcaccacagccatggttgcagaggcgggggggggggggggggggggggggcgcgtctccttcaccaacACCCATATCCATTGGGATTTCCGGGCAgaccaaagtccaaagccacacgcttaacttgctgcgccacggccaCCCCAGGAaaacttttcttattttcatagttttggccACTGTTTCAGTTGGTTTTGCTGACAGTTCACTGGAGTTCCAACAGTGAAGAGTGTTTTGTGTCTCCTTTCAGAGCCCTGACAGAGAAAATAGTTTCTGTTCTACCGAAGATGAAGTGTCCTCATCGCCTGGAGCCCCATCAAATCCAGGGACTGGATTTCATCCACATTTTTCCAGTGATACAAGTAAGAGACTTCATCACAAACTGAGATCCAGTGTCTTTCTGTAATAAAATTCAGTATCAAATGTGTCCATTTTCATCGTGCATTTCTGGAGGATGGTTCAGACTGGTTCACACTGTACCGTGTGGCTTCTTGTTCATGCTTGTATCTGATCGGCTATGTGATGTGTCTCCTGCCAGTGGCTGGTGAAGCGAGCCATAGAAACGAGGGAAGAGATGGGTGACTACGTGAGAGCGTACTCCATTTCTCAGTTCCAGAAGACCCACAGCCTCCCAGAGGTAAgagtgtcagtcagtcacagatTTGTAGAAGCCTGTTTctgccagaaaacaaaaaaaggaaagtcaagaaaataataataaaataaaatatattgtgAGTTGTAACAAGGAAACACTaagtcataataataaaatattcaggTCATATTATTAGatactgtttaaaaaatatggTATCATATGTCAAAATTATGATTAATTAAGAGGTATGAGTTTTCATAAGACAAAATTACGAGATACCAACTCAAAGTATTGACTTTCTGAGTCGTGATGATAAAATATCACTGAAACTATTTGAAATATTGTTTATCTTTATTCATCCTGTTGATCCTATTCATCCTCCAAAAACAGCCAAGTTCATTTCTATCAACATATTCATTTAGCAGAATAAGagctttgagacagttttgattgtggaaggcgctatgtaaataaaactgaattgaaataATAAACCTCCACCTTGGTTTAACATATAAACTAAAGTGTTATCAGGCTATACTGCCTAAAGTGTCATCTAAAGAAGAGCTAGTGTTCACATGAAACTATTATATTCCAGGATGACGAGTTTCTCCAGAGGAAAGACAAGGCTGTGAAAGCAGTGCTGGATGTACTGGTGAGCTGATGCATTACAGGAATAATGCAACTACACAATCAACAGCCCTAAAAAAGTACAAgcatatataaatatgaacatAAGTGTTTATATGTTcagcagcaacaataacaaGCAGTCATGGTTCTTTCATTGCTTGAATGAacattgttgctgttttctAGCAAGTGTACAAACCACAGAGAAAGTACAGGAGGCAGAGGGATGCAGGACAGCTGCTGGACGAGGAGTCCAGGGTTCACTCCACTCTGCTGGAATATGGCAGGTAAGATTTcacatcgtgtgtgtgtgtgtgtgtgtgtgtgtgtgtgtgtgtgcgtgtgtgtgtgcgcgttccTTCACTTTGACTGTAACCTGTCTTTTGTCCAAGCAGGTTTTTAGACATCACTGTCATTTATTTCCATGTCCATTTATCAAGGCGATAAACTAAGAGTAAGCAGTCTTTGACCACATGCAACATAATATATATTACTAATATATATTATTAgttgcagccacagacagtctgtagttttgtaatttgggtgaactaaCCCTTAAAGTATGTAGCTTGTGTTGTATTATCATGAATTGAACTGCCACACCCACACCCTCCAGTTTGTGTCAGTATTTCTGTGTTAAACACAGctcatgaaaataaataaaagcaaataagtCAAATTAAAGTTGagcaccttttttttattagcatACATTGTCTTTGTTGTTGCCTTGTTGACCTTTTATCTGAACCCCTGTCATGTGCTGTCATACGACAGTCCTAATCCACACCTCTCATGTTTcgttcctgtctgtctgacatgtttttttcatccatccacCTCCATCTCTGTACTAGAATGTCAGATTTCCTTCTGTAAGTACTGTGTGAAAGCTGTGTGAAGCTTTACTTTCCTGCAAGCTCCCACtcactgtgctttgttttgtggttgAACATGTCAGTCAGAGAATGTGGATATTTCTCACATATTTTTTGGCATGATGGATGCGAACTGATGTGCAGCGTTGatgctgttttatatttatttctttgttgaaTTAATCAGACCGCTCTGCCCTGAGGGAGCTGTTTCTCATCGTTCTGGATTATTGCCATTTGATGTGTGCTGATGTTGTAATGTGGCATGGTGTATGTTGTGAATTCCAAAGACAAAGGAATGGCTTCGTTTATTTTCATGTCTTTATGtgacaaaagttttttttttttttttttgttttgttgttgtgttttctccagGCGATATGGATTCAGCAAGCAGTCCAAACAAGACAAGGTAGGCGTTACAATGATTTGGATTTTACAAAGTAATAGTGCCTGtgcatttcatttcctttcatcaGTTATTCTACTAACCTGTCTATACAGTAAGATACACTGACATTGTCAACACTAAGATATCCAGAGTGTGGTTCTTGATATCCAGAGTGTACTGCTCCATTTCTGTAGCA
This window harbors:
- the LOC121193970 gene encoding uncharacterized protein LOC121193970 isoform X1, which codes for MDYVALNQTTPTGYSYVDNPRAEGRGGGIAVIHRDDLTLSPLSIPAASSFEHLAFRLPGPQSLTVAIIYRPPKTTSSFLSDFTDFFTQLSSISSSLLLLGDFNIHIDSPKCKFSADFLDILNCFNLTQHVNSPTHSRGHILDLVCSTACLCIQNLSLTDLAISDHLAITMDINIPIPGSKHTYTITFRNLKSLFPISFSSSISDIITASSFPANPTPPELVVYNRTLSTCLNQLAPLKTKTVSFSHSTQWYTPELHILKKKQRQLDSLCKKIGLTVHSQAHKDHATMYKAALNNACSKFYSDIVHSNSSNPRTLFSTINKPTKPEDNITVTFTTDKCNNFLPFFHSKIDSIHRQLASTHSLSEPELNPSTSHSLSSFSPLSPFDVSKLFSTTKLTTCHLDPIPSSLIKACLPSLIPLITSIINTSLTTGSVPPSLKCAAITPILKKPGLNPDNLENFRPISNLPLLSKILKCSVFTQLQQYLHSYGK